Proteins encoded within one genomic window of Polaribacter sp. NJDZ03:
- a CDS encoding DNA-binding protein, which yields MSLQEDLYDEEENLQDDENNSEEVDMYLKEGDKVSLVIETETNLGYTVLINEEFDGLLFRSEVFQELEENMEVVGYVKQIREDGKIDVSLRPQGFRNVIDSDVEKVLTKLKESREGFLLLTDKSSPDSIRFHMKMSKKAFKKAVGNLYRQKLIVIKEDRIELV from the coding sequence ATGAGTTTACAAGAAGATTTATACGACGAAGAAGAGAACTTACAAGATGACGAAAACAACTCGGAAGAGGTAGATATGTACTTGAAAGAGGGAGATAAAGTTAGCTTAGTAATTGAAACAGAAACCAATTTAGGATATACGGTTTTAATTAATGAAGAGTTTGATGGTTTACTTTTTAGAAGTGAAGTTTTTCAGGAATTAGAAGAAAATATGGAAGTTGTTGGTTATGTGAAACAAATTCGCGAAGATGGAAAAATTGATGTTTCTCTAAGACCACAGGGTTTTAGAAATGTTATTGACTCTGATGTAGAGAAAGTATTGACAAAACTAAAAGAAAGTAGAGAAGGGTTTTTATTATTAACAGATAAAAGTTCTCCAGATTCTATTCGTTTTCACATGAAAATGAGTAAAAAAGCATTTAAAAAAGCTGTAGGAAATTTATACAGACAAAAACTAATTGTTATTAAAGAAGATAGAATAGAGTTGGTGTAA
- a CDS encoding alpha/beta hydrolase-fold protein has translation MIKKSFTLIFMLICLIGYAQKIINKTIISDYTDDKRDIKIYLPEGYDSEGDKNYPLAIVLDSEILFDMYVGNSILFAAKDKAPKQIVVGIEMAKTRKKDTYFNTTTGELTTDNKKFYQFIKDEVIFEIESTYKTSPFISIIGEGTSANLVSFFLGERVPLVNSYICINPVFSDFIGQQLQSYNLPRYEKEDNTFYLYINNSTSFSFEKQTKIGELQGGLKSLEIKNLNIINDTINTSSSISAIGEAIPRALNQVFQVYSAISKEEFDKNIKDLSPSDAIAYLENKYLEIEFLFGSSLGIREADVFAIEKIIMEKENGDQLLPFGKMILKLYPSSPLGDYYIGKFYESGKQISKAIIQYKIGYGKMNPADPNADKFYENILRLGGR, from the coding sequence ATGATAAAGAAATCGTTCACCCTAATATTTATGCTGATTTGCCTTATCGGGTATGCACAAAAAATAATAAATAAAACAATTATCTCTGATTACACAGATGATAAAAGAGACATAAAAATATATTTACCAGAAGGTTACGATTCTGAAGGAGACAAAAATTATCCGTTGGCAATTGTTTTAGATAGTGAGATTTTGTTTGATATGTATGTAGGGAATTCTATATTATTTGCTGCTAAAGACAAAGCACCAAAGCAAATTGTGGTTGGAATTGAAATGGCTAAAACCCGTAAAAAAGACACCTATTTTAATACTACAACTGGCGAATTAACGACAGATAATAAGAAATTTTATCAATTTATAAAAGATGAAGTTATTTTTGAAATAGAAAGCACCTACAAAACGTCTCCTTTTATTTCTATTATTGGTGAAGGTACTTCTGCAAACTTAGTTTCCTTTTTTTTAGGAGAAAGAGTTCCTCTTGTTAATTCTTACATCTGTATAAATCCTGTTTTTTCTGACTTTATAGGACAGCAATTGCAAAGTTATAATTTACCGAGATATGAAAAGGAAGACAATACTTTTTACCTATATATAAACAATTCTACTTCATTTTCTTTTGAAAAACAGACTAAGATAGGAGAATTACAAGGAGGTTTAAAATCTTTAGAGATAAAAAATCTTAATATTATAAACGACACCATTAACACGTCAAGTAGCATATCGGCCATTGGTGAAGCAATTCCTAGAGCACTAAATCAAGTTTTTCAAGTATATTCTGCCATCTCTAAAGAAGAGTTTGATAAAAACATAAAAGACTTATCACCTTCAGACGCTATTGCTTATTTAGAAAATAAATATCTAGAAATCGAATTTCTTTTTGGTAGTAGTTTAGGTATAAGAGAAGCTGATGTTTTTGCAATCGAGAAAATAATTATGGAAAAAGAAAATGGAGATCAGTTACTTCCTTTTGGTAAAATGATTTTAAAACTATATCCTTCGTCACCGCTAGGTGATTACTATATTGGTAAGTTTTACGAAAGCGGAAAACAAATTAGTAAAGCAATTATACAGTATAAAATTGGTTACGGAAAAATGAATCCTGCAGACCCAAATGCAGATAAATTTTATGAAAACATTTTAAGATTGGGTGGAAGGTAA